From a region of the Thermoplasmata archaeon genome:
- a CDS encoding DUF929 family protein yields LFYGSVACPYCAASSWAVYEALSQFGSLSGWSYATSTSSDVYPSTPEVSLVSTSVASTSLSIDIREANDPQQITLPPVSPVEQAYVNAYNTGGGIPFLVVGGVYIHVGTLVDPASLESGGTALTPQHVAQSLANANPSDPVYAAIHQAQLYLEAYFVKIDQAAGITPPTSVAGDPSVAAIVAQIT; encoded by the coding sequence CCTCTTCTACGGGTCGGTTGCGTGCCCTTACTGCGCCGCTTCGAGTTGGGCTGTGTACGAAGCGCTCTCCCAGTTCGGTAGCCTATCGGGATGGTCTTACGCCACCTCGACGTCGTCGGACGTCTATCCGAGCACGCCCGAGGTCAGCCTCGTCTCCACCTCTGTGGCAAGCACGTCCCTATCAATCGACATTCGCGAAGCGAACGATCCCCAGCAAATCACGTTGCCTCCCGTGAGCCCGGTCGAGCAGGCCTACGTCAATGCCTACAACACAGGCGGGGGGATTCCCTTCCTCGTCGTGGGCGGGGTGTACATCCACGTTGGGACGCTAGTCGACCCGGCGTCCCTGGAGTCCGGCGGGACCGCCCTTACGCCGCAGCACGTCGCCCAGTCCCTGGCGAACGCGAACCCGAGCGACCCTGTGTATGCGGCAATCCACCAAGCCCAGCTCTACCTTGAGGCGTACTTCGTCAAGATCGACCAGGCCGCAGGGATCACCCCGCCCACCTCCGTAGCAGGAGACCCGTCGGTCGCGGCGATCGTCGCGCAGATCACGTGA
- a CDS encoding vitamin K epoxide reductase family protein produces MADARVLHRLVLAFILAGLALSLYATAESLNPALQGSCTVNAFLSCAAVQQSGLTTLGPVPDWALGTGGFALLLALDVLLIRTYESRWLLAVLFVAALGLGVAVVLGYIELALIHALCPVCLGTYVADLGAFSGALALLRLRRAATKSPGETASLGDAEGP; encoded by the coding sequence ATGGCCGACGCCCGGGTGCTGCATCGCCTCGTCTTGGCGTTCATCCTCGCGGGGCTCGCCCTGAGTCTGTATGCGACCGCGGAATCCCTGAACCCAGCCCTCCAAGGGAGCTGCACGGTGAACGCGTTCCTCTCCTGCGCGGCCGTGCAACAGAGCGGTCTCACGACGCTCGGCCCCGTTCCTGACTGGGCGCTCGGAACCGGAGGCTTCGCGCTCCTCCTCGCTCTCGATGTCCTCCTGATTCGAACGTACGAGTCCCGCTGGCTGCTTGCGGTCCTGTTCGTCGCCGCGTTGGGCCTCGGGGTTGCCGTGGTGCTCGGCTACATCGAGCTCGCGCTCATCCACGCGCTGTGCCCCGTGTGCCTGGGCACCTATGTCGCGGACCTAGGAGCCTTCTCGGGCGCGCTGGCGCTCTTGCGTCTGCGGCGAGCTGCGACAAAGAGTCCGGGGGAAACCGCGTCCTTGGGCGATGCTGAGGGGCCCTAA